A region of Acidobacteriota bacterium DNA encodes the following proteins:
- a CDS encoding VWA domain-containing protein, protein MKSRMIYLLLFTLFISTNALFIQAQSPQKSDDQIILSASEVVLDVVVRDKKGRIVKDLKPTDFEILEDEVKQEVTSFRLVSRDVTGVTETKKDAPTTTTTTTPVTSREPFSNISVIALVFDRLSPNARGLAHKAAMSFVNESLKPDDMATVCAIDLSLKILQPYTNDPQLLRQGIDKAASLGTSTFTAGAGQDRGDIQDRVTSLQNQASVAQGGATASGPGGAAGANASGNAIGAAVVEQKLAEMNLRALEVFDMLERDQQGYATTNGLMAMVNSLRTVPGRKSIIFFSEGIAIPPAVQAHFRAVINAANRANVSIYAVDAAGLRVQSTDAESAKEIRALGNRRASQTASGREDTSGRPLSMQLERNEDLLKLNPHSGLTDLASETGGMLISETNDLGLGLRRVDEDMRSHYVLSYVPKNQDYDGKFRKIAVKLKRSDLEVQTRKGYYAVRSTGASPVLDFEAPALAAMNRPSNAFPLRVMGFNFPEPKRAGLVPVLIEAPSIAFTYTPNKDKNTYSSDFSIIALIKDADQQVVSKLSQHYLLGGPLDKIEAAKLGEVLFYKETQLAPGRYTIEAVAYDATSKKASTQTAEFEVAGSDENRLRLSSVVILKRAEQMRAEEKKIANPFHYGELIIYPNLGEPLKKATTKQLPIFFNVYLPQGAKATPRLMIEVLQGGKKLAGVAAQLPAPDASGRIQFASAIPLDSFQPGTYQLKITVSDEQTNVSRATAFTVDN, encoded by the coding sequence ATGAAATCTCGCATGATTTATTTATTGCTTTTTACGCTTTTTATTTCAACCAACGCTTTATTTATTCAAGCACAGAGTCCGCAAAAAAGTGATGACCAGATTATCCTGAGCGCCAGCGAAGTTGTCCTTGACGTTGTGGTACGCGATAAAAAAGGGCGCATCGTTAAGGATTTAAAGCCAACGGATTTTGAAATTCTTGAAGACGAAGTTAAGCAGGAGGTCACTTCATTTCGTCTGGTTTCGCGCGATGTGACTGGAGTTACGGAAACCAAAAAAGACGCGCCGACAACCACGACGACGACGACGCCTGTTACCTCGCGCGAACCGTTTTCAAACATCAGCGTCATTGCCCTGGTATTTGATCGCCTGTCACCCAACGCGCGCGGCTTGGCGCACAAAGCGGCAATGAGTTTTGTCAATGAAAGCCTCAAACCCGACGACATGGCAACCGTCTGCGCCATCGACCTTTCATTGAAAATTCTGCAACCCTATACCAATGACCCACAGTTGTTACGACAAGGAATCGATAAAGCCGCGTCGCTTGGCACCTCTACGTTCACCGCCGGCGCGGGTCAAGATCGCGGCGATATTCAAGACCGCGTAACCAGTCTGCAAAATCAAGCCTCAGTCGCCCAGGGCGGCGCAACCGCCAGCGGACCGGGCGGCGCGGCGGGAGCGAACGCTTCGGGCAATGCGATTGGCGCAGCCGTCGTCGAACAGAAACTCGCAGAGATGAATCTTCGCGCCCTTGAAGTATTCGATATGCTCGAACGCGACCAGCAAGGTTACGCTACGACCAACGGATTGATGGCGATGGTCAATTCGCTTCGCACCGTGCCGGGGCGCAAATCGATTATCTTCTTTTCCGAAGGCATCGCCATTCCCCCCGCTGTGCAAGCCCATTTTCGCGCCGTCATCAATGCTGCCAATCGCGCCAACGTCAGCATCTATGCGGTTGACGCGGCAGGTTTGCGCGTACAAAGCACCGATGCCGAATCCGCCAAAGAAATTCGCGCCCTCGGTAATCGTCGCGCCAGTCAAACCGCGTCAGGACGCGAAGACACCTCGGGTCGCCCGCTCAGTATGCAGTTGGAGCGCAACGAAGATTTGCTCAAACTCAACCCGCATAGCGGGCTTACCGACCTTGCCAGTGAAACCGGCGGCATGCTGATTAGCGAAACCAATGATTTAGGTTTAGGGTTGCGCCGCGTCGATGAAGATATGCGCTCGCATTATGTGCTCTCTTATGTTCCGAAAAATCAGGATTACGATGGCAAGTTCCGCAAAATCGCCGTGAAGCTGAAACGCTCCGACCTCGAAGTCCAAACCCGCAAAGGTTATTATGCGGTGCGCTCGACAGGCGCTTCGCCGGTGCTTGATTTTGAAGCTCCGGCGCTTGCGGCAATGAATAGACCCTCGAATGCTTTTCCGCTGCGCGTGATGGGATTCAATTTTCCCGAACCGAAACGCGCCGGACTGGTGCCGGTGTTGATTGAAGCGCCATCCATTGCTTTCACCTACACACCCAATAAAGATAAGAACACCTACAGCAGCGATTTTTCGATTATTGCGCTGATTAAAGACGCCGACCAACAGGTGGTCAGCAAATTGAGTCAACATTATTTGCTTGGCGGACCGCTTGATAAAATCGAAGCGGCAAAACTTGGCGAAGTGCTTTTTTATAAAGAGACGCAACTCGCGCCCGGTCGTTATACCATCGAAGCCGTCGCTTATGACGCAACCAGTAAAAAAGCCAGCACGCAAACTGCCGAGTTTGAAGTTGCAGGAAGCGATGAAAATCGCTTGCGTCTGAGCAGCGTGGTGATTTTAAAACGCGCCGAACAAATGCGCGCCGAAGAGAAGAAAATTGCCAATCCGTTTCATTACGGCGAATTGATTATTTATCCGAACCTCGGCGAACCCTTAAAAAAAGCGACCACCAAACAGTTGCCGATTTTCTTTAATGTCTATTTGCCGCAAGGCGCAAAAGCGACGCCCAGGTTGATGATTGAAGTCCTACAGGGCGGCAAAAAACTCGCAGGCGTTGCCGCCCAATTGCCCGCGCCCGATGCCAGCGGACGCATTCAATTCGCCAGCGCCATCCCGCTCGATAGTTTTCAACCGGGAACTTATCAATTGAAGATTACCGTAAGCGATGAACAAACCAATGTCTCGCGCGCGACCGCTTTCACGGTAGATAATTAA
- a CDS encoding L-rhamnose mutarotase, with protein MSKRFCLTLDLQDDPQLIATYRQHHEKIPEAITASIQSAGIEDMEIYLLGTRMFMIMETRDDFSFEAKATADNENPNVREWEALMWQFQKPLKEAKAGEKWLLMERIFKLEK; from the coding sequence ATGAGTAAGCGATTTTGTTTAACTCTGGATTTGCAGGACGACCCGCAACTGATTGCCACATACCGGCAGCATCACGAAAAGATTCCCGAGGCGATTACCGCAAGCATCCAATCCGCAGGCATTGAAGATATGGAAATCTATCTGCTCGGTACGCGCATGTTTATGATTATGGAAACCCGTGATGATTTTTCATTCGAGGCGAAAGCCACTGCCGATAATGAAAATCCAAATGTTCGCGAATGGGAAGCGTTGATGTGGCAGTTTCAAAAACCTTTGAAAGAAGCCAAAGCGGGCGAAAAATGGCTGTTGATGGAAAGAATCTTCAAACTCGAAAAATGA
- a CDS encoding amidohydrolase family protein, with product MIIDSHQHFWRYDRRRYDWITDEMEVLRRDFLPADLLSEYQASGVDGSIAVQADQSERETRFLLELAEQNDFIKGVVGWVDLRDANLPLKLAYFAQFKKLCGFRHIVQSEPDDDFLLREDFLRGVGYLQDFDFTYDILIYPKQLSAAIKFVEQKPDHKFVVDHLAKPFIKDRMVSPWREQMQELARHENVYCKVSGMVTEADWQTWQAEDFKPYLDVIFEAFGSERVMFGSDWPVCLVAASYEQVKNLITDYLEEFSESQRANIMGLNAARFYDLQV from the coding sequence ATGATCATAGATTCGCATCAACATTTCTGGCGTTATGACCGCCGTCGTTACGATTGGATAACCGATGAGATGGAGGTATTGCGTCGTGACTTTCTGCCTGCGGATTTACTGAGTGAATATCAGGCGAGTGGCGTTGACGGTTCGATTGCCGTGCAGGCAGACCAGTCGGAACGCGAGACCCGATTTTTACTCGAACTGGCAGAGCAAAACGATTTCATCAAAGGCGTCGTCGGTTGGGTTGATTTACGTGACGCGAATTTGCCGTTGAAACTTGCTTACTTCGCGCAGTTTAAAAAGCTCTGCGGGTTTCGTCACATTGTGCAATCGGAACCCGATGATGATTTTTTACTCCGTGAAGATTTTTTGCGCGGCGTGGGTTATTTGCAGGATTTTGACTTCACCTACGACATTTTGATTTACCCGAAACAACTTTCGGCGGCGATCAAATTTGTTGAACAAAAACCCGACCATAAATTCGTCGTTGACCACCTTGCCAAACCGTTTATCAAAGACCGGATGGTGTCGCCGTGGCGCGAACAGATGCAGGAACTCGCGCGCCACGAAAATGTCTATTGCAAGGTTTCCGGGATGGTGACAGAAGCCGACTGGCAAACCTGGCAAGCCGAAGATTTCAAACCCTATCTGGATGTCATTTTTGAAGCGTTCGGCAGCGAGCGCGTGATGTTCGGCTCGGATTGGCCCGTGTGTCTGGTGGCAGCAAGTTACGAGCAGGTGAAAAATTTAATCACCGACTACCTCGAAGAATTTTCCGAATCGCAACGGGCAAACATTATGGGATTAAATGCCGCGCGCTTTTACGATTTGCAAGTGTGA
- a CDS encoding glucose 1-dehydrogenase, with translation MSNFRLDNKVAVITGGASGIGRAISDTFAANGAFVHILELDLNQAETAVNEIRAQGGQARAHLCDVANQPNVHEVFNAILAEHPINILVNNAGIAHIGNVENTGEADFDRIFRVNVKGVYNCMHASIAQMKATGGGVILNMSSVAAWVGIADRLAYSMSKGAVAAMTLSVAKDYVKDNIRCNSISPARVHTPFVDGYLKNNYPGREQEIFDKLSQTQPIGRMARPQEVANLALFLCSDEAAFITGTDYPIDGGFIRLNS, from the coding sequence ATGAGCAATTTCAGATTAGATAATAAAGTCGCGGTCATCACCGGCGGCGCAAGCGGCATCGGGCGAGCGATTAGCGATACGTTTGCAGCAAACGGCGCGTTCGTCCACATTCTTGAACTCGACTTGAATCAAGCCGAAACGGCAGTTAATGAAATTCGTGCACAAGGTGGTCAAGCCCGCGCACATCTCTGTGATGTCGCCAATCAACCGAATGTTCACGAAGTTTTCAACGCCATCCTTGCCGAACATCCCATCAATATTTTAGTCAACAACGCGGGCATCGCTCACATCGGCAATGTTGAAAACACCGGCGAAGCCGATTTTGACCGCATTTTCCGCGTCAACGTCAAAGGCGTTTATAACTGTATGCACGCCTCTATTGCGCAGATGAAGGCAACTGGCGGCGGGGTGATTTTAAATATGAGTTCGGTTGCCGCCTGGGTAGGCATCGCTGACCGCCTGGCTTATTCGATGAGCAAAGGCGCAGTGGCGGCGATGACCTTATCGGTTGCCAAAGATTATGTGAAAGACAACATTCGCTGCAATTCAATATCGCCGGCGCGTGTGCATACGCCGTTTGTTGATGGTTATTTGAAAAATAATTATCCGGGCAGAGAGCAGGAGATATTCGACAAGCTATCGCAGACGCAACCCATCGGTCGCATGGCACGCCCGCAGGAGGTCGCTAACCTTGCGCTGTTTTTATGTTCCGACGAAGCGGCGTTCATTACCGGAACCGACTATCCGATTGATGGCGGCTTTATCAGATTGAATAGCTGA